GCCGCGCGATGGAGGCCGCGGTGGAGGAGGGAGTCTTCCCCGGGGCGGTCCTGGCCGTCCGGCTGCGGGGCTCTCTCCTGATCCACCGGGCCTTCGGCCGGGCAGCGCTCGTTCCGAAAGAAGAGCCGGCCCGGCTCGACACCATCTACGACCTCGCCTCCCTGACCAAGCCCCTCGCGACCGCCACTGCAACGCTCTGTCTGGTCCAGAGCGGACGACTGGATCCGGACGACCAGGTCGGGCACCTGATCGAGGAGCTGAAGGAGAAACCGGTCGGAGCCGCAACCGTCCTGCATCTCCTGAGTCACTGCTCCGGGCTTCCCGCCTGGCGGCCGTTCTACGAGCGGGTCTCGGAACGGGATCACCGCGAATCGGGGTTCCTGGGCAGTTCGGCGGCCAGGGGACTGGTCCTAAGCCTCATCGGGGACGAACCCCTTGAGAGCCCGATCGGGGAGCGGGCCCGCTACAGCGATCTGGGCTTCATCCTGCTGGGGCTAATCGTCGAGCGGCTGGCCGGCTGCTCGCTGGCGCGTTTCGTGACGGAGCGGGTATACCGACCGGTCGGCGCGGAGCTGTTTTTCGTGGAGCAGGGAACCCATCCGGTGGATCCGGCGCGCATCGCGCCCACCGAGCAGGACCCCTGGCGGGGGCGCCTGATCCGCGGGGAGGTCCACGACGAGAACGCCTATGCGCTGGGCGGAGTCGCGGGACACAGCGGCCTGTTCGGGACCGCCGAGGCGGTGCTCGATATCTCCGGCTGCTGGCTGAACGGCTACCTGGAACGGGATTCCCCGCTTCAACCGGCGTTGGTCCGCCGCTTCGCCAGCCGGCAGGCCCACCCGGCCCGGTCAAGCTGGGGGCTGGGCTGGGACACGCCCTCCGCTCCCTCCTCCTCCGGCACCAAGTTCTCGCCCAGCTCCTTTGGCCACTTGGGCTATACCGGAACCTCGCTCTGGGTCGATCCGGAGCGGGAGCTGGAGGTGGTGCTGCTGACGAACCGGGTGCATCCGACCAGGCAGAACGAGGCGATCCGGGCCTTCCGCCCGAAGATTCACGACATCATCTATCAAGAGTTGATCGCGGAAAACTGATGGCAGGCGGTCTAAGGCGCGGGTCCTGTCACGGCGAGCATCCCCGCCGTCCTCGCTGCATCCATCCCCCCGTGGGGGGTACTTGGTGTCTGGTATTGCGTGGGTTGCTGTACACCCGTGATATCATCGCATGGCTCTTCACCCCTTCCGCTGCGGGCGACGGGGTCCTGCTCGCCACACCACCCGCTCAGCGCACAACCGTTCCGGGCTTAAAAAATGGGGTGACAACGGGGACCGACCGCTTGTCAGCCGGTCCCCGTTGCTCGGATCGGGCTGTACATGCGAGAGCGGCTATGACATTCCGGCCATATGCTGTGGAGGGCGTTGACATGTGATTAAATACGCGCAAAAATTCCATCCAAGCTCGCAGTCTGTTCAAGCGTACTATGCCGGTCGGTATACTCAGCACTTGAGTGGCGCAAATCGAGAATACACGATGCATCTGAACCCGAAGCGAATGAGTGGCTCTTGGGACGACGGCTATACCCTCGACCTCCACATCTGCAGCAGCGAGTTTGTCGGCTACAACGAGTACGGCCACCCTCAGTTTGAAAGCACTCGGACAGAACTCGGCGAGATGCTCTACAGACTCAAGTACAAAGGCGATCAGTCTGTTATAGTGCCGATCGCACAGGCCGCATGTGACTTCGTCCGCAAGTGGAATCTGGACATTGATGTGATCGTTCCCACTCCGCCCAGCAAAACTCGATCGGTTCAGCCGCTATTCCAGATCGCCGACGAACTCGGAAAGCTTCTGAGTCGTCCGGTGGACAAGACAAGTGTACAGAAGTCCAAAGCGACACCAGAACTCAAGAACGTCGATTATGCGAAACGTCTTGCTCTGGTTGGGGGAGCACATTCCATCCAGGGCGATGCCTTGCAAGGTCGGCGCATTCTGCTTCTTGATGATCTCTATCAGACTGGTGCTACACTCAATGCAATCGCACGTCTTCTAAAGGAAGCAGGGGGTGCCACTGCAGTCTTTGCATTGGCGCTGACTCGGGCTCGGAGTTGACCATGGAAGCGGTTTTCCTCGGTGGGTCGCGTCGGATCGCTCACCTAAACGAGAGCATTCGGTCAAAGCTTGATGAATTCCTTAATCGTGGCCTATGGATATTCGTCGGCGATGCGAATGGCGCCGATCGCGCGCTCCAACAGCACCTGGCGGATCGAGGGTACGAACGAGTCGTGGTTTATGCAGTCACAGGAATGCTTCGCAACAATGTTGGGCATTGGAAGGTCTGCTCCGTGGATGCACCAAGGGGAGCCCGTGGCTTTGATCTCTATTCCGTAAAAGACGCGCAGATGGCCAACGATGCTTCTTATGGCTTCATGCTTTGGGATGGGAAAAGCCGTGGAACACTGGCTAACGTCCGCAGTCTGTTGACGCGGGGGAAACCAGTGACGGTACATCTTGGACCGGCGCACCGCCTCATCAGCCTGAGGTCGCCAGACGATCTCCGCAAGCTAGGTATAGCATCAACGGCAGACGTGGGCGGTCAGCAAGACCTCTTCTTCGGTGCTGCCGCTGCCCAAAAAGCCGCTGCATTTGACGGTCGCGGGTCTTTGCATTCCAGTCGGCCTCAGCTAAAGAAACGACGTACAGCTAACACGCGCAGCCGCAGCTGAGCGGCAGGCCGTTTCGCGTCTGGATAGTCAGTCCTTGTTTTCTTTTCGGCCAGGTAGCGGCAGCCCCTGACTCAAACGTTAGGCTGAAGGTGGGTCGGTTTACGATTCACAACGCGTTTCCAGACAGAGGGTTCAAGCCATGAAGCTCAACTATTATCCCGACACGGATTCGCTGTACATTGACCTTTCCGAGCGGCCGAGTGTCGAGAGCCGGGAGATTTCTGAAGGTGTCGTTCTGGATTACGATGCCGGGGACAATCTCGTGGGGATCGACATCGACAATGCGAGCCGAAAGGTCGAGTTGAAACAGCTTACGCTCAGCAAGCTGCCGCTGATTGTGCAGACTATTTCCGCCTAACTTGACACTGCGTGTCGCCCCTGCAATCGGGGCATCACTCGTCCGGGTAGTCGGTCCAGGTTTCCTTTTCGGCCAGGTACCGCTTGCCTTTGAAGTTGGGACGGGTCCGCATCCGCCGGAACCCCAGGTCGCGCAGCTTGTCCACCACGCTCTTGACCGCCGCACCGATCGTAGGCTGCGTCTGCCCCTCGACCGTCAGGGCCTCGTACATGACCTTCGCGGCGTAGCCCTGGGCGACCCGGTTCACGAGGACGGACCGGTTGAAATAGCGGTCGCTGGGGTCGGTGCCCTCGATCTGGTGCCGCTCGATCAGCCCTTCTTTCTTCAAGGTCAGCGGAAGGGAACTCACCGGTGCCTCCGTGCCAGGTCCACGAGTGTTAGTCGCCTGAAAGCGGAGGGATTATAGTCGGCCTGCCGGCCGAGTTCAACCATCGGATGGAGGGGCCCGTTGTTGACAAGCCGCGGGGCGCTTTCTATATTCTGTTTGCTCAGTGCGACACCCGGAGCGGGAACCGGCTTCCCGCGCAACCTCATGAACATCCCCAACAGCCTGACTATCCTCCGCATCCTCCTGATCCCCGTGTTCGTCGGCTTCCTGATCTACGAGCGCTACGGCTCTGCGCTGGCGGTCCTCCTCCTTGCGGGGCTCACCGACAGTCTGGACGGGACGATCGCGCGGGTGGCGAACCAACGGACCAAGCTGGGCGCCTACCTGGATCCTCTGGCCGACAAGCTCCTGCTGACCACCGGGTTCATGACGCTCGCGGTGCTGCACCTCGTCCCCTCATGGATCGCGATCCTGGTCGTGAGCCGGGACATGATCCTGATGACGGGCACGCTGCTGGCCCGGCTCACCGAATCGCGGGTGGACATCTCCCCCACCGTGCTGGGCAAGGGCACCACCCTCTTCCAGCTTTCCTACCTCGTTCTGGTGGTCCTGCTCACTTCCCGCCGCATGGACCTGGCCCTGATCCAGCCGGTGCTCTACCTGATGGTGGCGCTCACGGTGCTCTCCGGCTTCCATTATCTGTACCGCGGCTACATGCACGTCAGCGCCGGAGAAGCCTGACGCGATCCGCGGGTTAAGTTGACAACCTCCCCCCCCTCCAGTAGACTTCGCCAGTGCTCCCGATAACGCCTAACCTCCTGGAACTACGTAGAAAATAGCTCTCAGTGCTCAACCGTCAGCGGTCAGCATCGTCGGGAAACAGGTTGGACTGTTGAGATTGTTGCCGCACGGACCAGCCGCAAGGCGTCTCAGCCCTCGCCGTTCTCAGCCGGAAACTGACGGCTGATCGCGGGGCGCTTACCGTTCGAGGTTGTTGGTGGCCACGTTTGCCTACGTCGGCAGGACCAGGCAGGGGACGGTCAAGAAGGGGGAAGTGACCGCCAGGACCCGCGACGACGCCGTCGCGCAGTTGCGCGGGCAGAACGTCGTCGTCACCAGCATCCAGGAAAAGGCGGCCAAGGCGGGCGGGCTCGCGAACCTGAGCTTCGGCGGCGGAGTAACCGACAAGGACATCGTCGTCTTCACCCGCCAGTTCGCCACGATGGTCAACTCCGGCCTGCCGCTCCTCCAGTGCCTGGAGATCCTCTCGACCCAGTCCGAGAACAAGAACTTCGGCAAGACCATCGGGGAAGTCCGCGTGGACGTGGAGAGCGGGTCCACGCTGGCCGACGCGATGAAGAAGCATCCCAAGGTCTTCGACGAGCTCTACGTGAACATGGTCCACGCCGGCGAGGTCGGCGGTCTGCTGGACACGATCCTGGGCCGCTTGGCCATCCACATCGAGAAGGCCATGAAGCTCAAGAGCCGGATCAAGTCGGCGATGATCTATCCGGCCGCCATCCTGGGCGTGGCCGTGATCGTGATCGCCGTGCTGATGGTCTACGTGATCCCGATCTTCGCGAAGATGTTCGCGGAGATGTCCGGAGGCAAGGCGGGCCTGCCCGGCCCCACCCAGTTGGTCATCGACATGAGCAACTTCATGCAGTCCAACTTCCTCTACATGACGGTCGCGGCCGGGGCGATGGCGTACGGGATCAAGCGCTACTACCAGACTCCGAAGGGCCGGCGGGCGATGGACAAGCTGTTCCTCAAGCTCCCGGTCGTCGGGGATCTGATCCGCAAGGCGGCGGTCGCGCAGTTCACCAGGACCCTGGGCACGCTGATCACGAGCGGGGTGCCGATCCTGGAGGGGCTGTCGATCACGGCCAAGACGGCGGGCAACAAGATCGTCGAGGAAGTGATCCTCGGAGCGCGGCAGAGCATCAGCGAGGGGAAAACAGTCGCCGATCCCCTGTCCAAGAGCGACGTCTTCCCGAAGATGGTCACCCACATGATCTCGGTGGGCGAATCGACCGGCGCGCTGGACGCGATGCTGGGCAAGATCGCCGACTTCTACGAGGAAGAAGTGGACGCGGCCGTGGCCGCCCTGACCTCGCTCCTGGAGCCGATGATGATGGTGTTCCTCGGCGTCGTGATCGGGTTCATCGTGATCGCGATGTACCTGCCGATCTTCAAGATGGCCTCGGCCGTCGGCTGAGAAACGCCATCAGGCGTGAAGGGTGAAGCGTGAAGCGTCCGAACGAGATACGCTTCACGAGATACGAGGCGCGCTGGCGATGGACACCTTGAGGCGCAAGCTCCACTGGCTGATGGGCCTGCGCGTCGTCGTCGTGACGCTGCTGCTCGGGCTCTCGCTCGCCTTCCAGGTGGTCAAGGGCGAGCTCGTCCTCAGTTTCTACGCCCTGATCGTCTTCACCTACGCGATCACGATCGCCTATGCGGTCACGCTCCGGTACCTCTCGGAACCGGCCGCCCTCATCCAGTTTGCGTCCTTCCAGCTCGGCATGGACCTTCTGCTGGAGACCTTCTTGGTCGCGCGGACCGGCGGGATCGAGAGTCCCTTTTCGGTGCTGTACGTGATCACGGTCACGCTGTCCGGCTTGATCTTCCGACGTCGGGGCGTGCTGGTCACGGCCGGGGTCTCCGTGATCCTGTTCGGGCTGGTCACCAACATCCAACTCTACGGGCTGCTGGACGCCGAGGGCTGGCTGCCCCACAGCCGCCTCTCGGTCGCGGAGACCTTTCATACCTTCAGCCTCCACGGTCTGGCCCTGGTCGCCATCGGGCTGTTGAGCGGCGCGCTGGCCGAGCAGTTGCGTCGGGCGGACCAGTCGTTGATCGAGAAGGAGCAGGGGCTGAGCCAACTGCGGGCGTTCCACCAGAACATCGTGGAGAGCATCAGCAGCGGGGTGTTCACGACTGACGCGGCCGGCCGCATCACGTCCTTCAACCGTGCGGCGCAGGAGGCCACCGGCTACCTCTTGCCGGACGTGCTGGGGCGGCCCTGGTGGGAAGTCTTCAACTGGCAGCAGCGCGACCTGTTCGCGGAGGACCCGGGGGCGCTGGGCGAACCCTACCGGTTCGAGGCCGAGGGGAAGAAGGCGGACGGCAGCCATCTGGTGCTCGGCATGACGCTCGCGCCGCTGACCGAGGGGGGCGTGCGCACCGGCCTGGTCGGGGTCTTCAAGGATCTGACCCAGATCCGCGAGCTGGAAGAGGAGATGCGACGCAAGGAGTGGCTGGCGACGCTCGGCGAGATGTCGGCCGGCATGGCGCACGAGATCCGCAACCCGCTGGCGGCGCTCGCCGGCGCGATGCAGATGCTCCGTCGCGACGTGAATCTGGACGAGACCAACGCGCGCCTGATGGACATCGCCGTTCGCGAGGCCACCCGCCTGGACTCGATCATCACCGAGTTCCTGCTCTATGCCCGGCCGCCGGCGCTGAACCTGAAGGAGTGCGACCTCAACGAGGTGCTCGCCGAGACGCTGGACTTGATCCGGCACGAGGCCGAGTCCCGGAAGGACATCGCGCTGGCGACGAAGCCCGCGCCCGGACGGCTGCTCGCGCAGGTGGATGCGGATCAGGTCAAGCAGGTGTTCTGGAACCTGGCGACGAACGCGTTCGAGGCGATGCCCGGGGGCGGCCAGTTGGCGATCTCGACCGGCCGCCGGCGGGTGAAGACGGGCGGGCGCAGCGGCGACGTGGTCGAGGTCACGTTCCAGGACACGGGCGAGGGGATCAAGAAGGAGGCCCTGGACAAGATCTTCCTGCCGTTCTTCACGACCAAGAAGGGTGGGTCGGGGCTGGGGCTGGCGGCGGTGCATCGCATCGTGGATCTGCACGGCGGGTGGATTCGCGTGGAAAGTCAGGTGGGCAAGGGATCGCGCTTCGTGGTCTGCCTGCCCGTGGCCGCCGAGGCCGGTCCGCGCCTCTGGCGCGAAGGCCGTGAACCATGGAGTCGGGAGCCGTGGAAAAGATCCTGATCGTTGACGACGAGCAGAGCATGCGCGACGTCCTGAGCATCATGCTCAAGCGGGCCGGGTACGGGGTGACGGTGGCGGCCGACGGCGAGGAGGCGATCGCCCAGCTCGACAAGGAGATCTTCGACCTCGTGATCACCGACCTGAAGATGCCCAAGGTGGGCGGCATGGAGGTGCTCAAGGCGGTCAAGGAGGCCTCGCCCGACACGGTGGTGCTGGTCATCACGGCCTTCGCGTCCACCGAGACCGCGGTCGAGGCCATGAAGCGCGGGGCCTACGACTACCTCTCCAAGCCGTTCCAAATCGACGAGGTCCAGCTCATCATCCGCAACGCCTTGGAGAAGCGCCGGCTCTCCACGGAGAACATGCTGCTCAAGCGGGAGATGGCCAGCCAGTCCTCGTTCGCCCAGATCGTCGGGCAGAGCGAGGCGATGCAGAAGGTCTTCGATCTGGTGCGCAAGGTCGCCGACAGCAAGAGCAACGTGCTGATCTGCGGGGAGAGCGGCACCGGGAAGGAGCTGGTCGCCCGCGCCATCCACTACAACAGCTCGCGCAGCCGCATGCCGTTCGTCACCGTGAACTGCAGCGCGTTGCCGGAGCCGTTGCTGGAAAGCGAGCTGTTCGGGCACATGAAGGGGGCGTTCACGGGCGCGGTCTCGAACAAGGCCGGTCTGTTCGAGGTGGCCAACGGCGGAACCATCTTCCTGGATGAGATCGGCGAGACCACGCCGGCCACGCAGGTCAAGCTCCTGCGCGTGATCCAGGAGCGGGAGTTCCGGCGGGTCGGCGGCACCAAGGACGTCAAGGTGGACGTGCGGATCATCGCCGCGACGAACCGGGACCTGGAGAAAGCCGTGGCCGAGGGCGCCTTCCGCGAGGACCTCTACTATCGTCTGGACGTCATCCCGATCCACCTGCCCCCGCTCCGCATGCGGAGCGGGGACATCCCGCTGCTGGTCGGGCATTTTCTCGATCGGTTTGCGCGAACCAGCGGCAAACCGGTGCCGTCGGTGACGCAGGAGGCGATGCGTCTGTTGATCGATCACGAGTGGCGGGGCAACGTGCGCGAGCTGGAGAACCTGATCGA
This portion of the Nitrospirota bacterium genome encodes:
- a CDS encoding ATP-binding protein; the encoded protein is MDTLRRKLHWLMGLRVVVVTLLLGLSLAFQVVKGELVLSFYALIVFTYAITIAYAVTLRYLSEPAALIQFASFQLGMDLLLETFLVARTGGIESPFSVLYVITVTLSGLIFRRRGVLVTAGVSVILFGLVTNIQLYGLLDAEGWLPHSRLSVAETFHTFSLHGLALVAIGLLSGALAEQLRRADQSLIEKEQGLSQLRAFHQNIVESISSGVFTTDAAGRITSFNRAAQEATGYLLPDVLGRPWWEVFNWQQRDLFAEDPGALGEPYRFEAEGKKADGSHLVLGMTLAPLTEGGVRTGLVGVFKDLTQIRELEEEMRRKEWLATLGEMSAGMAHEIRNPLAALAGAMQMLRRDVNLDETNARLMDIAVREATRLDSIITEFLLYARPPALNLKECDLNEVLAETLDLIRHEAESRKDIALATKPAPGRLLAQVDADQVKQVFWNLATNAFEAMPGGGQLAISTGRRRVKTGGRSGDVVEVTFQDTGEGIKKEALDKIFLPFFTTKKGGSGLGLAAVHRIVDLHGGWIRVESQVGKGSRFVVCLPVAAEAGPRLWREGREPWSREPWKRS
- a CDS encoding phosphoribosyltransferase family protein, yielding MIKYAQKFHPSSQSVQAYYAGRYTQHLSGANREYTMHLNPKRMSGSWDDGYTLDLHICSSEFVGYNEYGHPQFESTRTELGEMLYRLKYKGDQSVIVPIAQAACDFVRKWNLDIDVIVPTPPSKTRSVQPLFQIADELGKLLSRPVDKTSVQKSKATPELKNVDYAKRLALVGGAHSIQGDALQGRRILLLDDLYQTGATLNAIARLLKEAGGATAVFALALTRARS
- a CDS encoding sigma-54 dependent transcriptional regulator; translated protein: MEKILIVDDEQSMRDVLSIMLKRAGYGVTVAADGEEAIAQLDKEIFDLVITDLKMPKVGGMEVLKAVKEASPDTVVLVITAFASTETAVEAMKRGAYDYLSKPFQIDEVQLIIRNALEKRRLSTENMLLKREMASQSSFAQIVGQSEAMQKVFDLVRKVADSKSNVLICGESGTGKELVARAIHYNSSRSRMPFVTVNCSALPEPLLESELFGHMKGAFTGAVSNKAGLFEVANGGTIFLDEIGETTPATQVKLLRVIQEREFRRVGGTKDVKVDVRIIAATNRDLEKAVAEGAFREDLYYRLDVIPIHLPPLRMRSGDIPLLVGHFLDRFARTSGKPVPSVTQEAMRLLIDHEWRGNVRELENLIERVVALSAGPQITEQDIGIWLHRPIAQAQNSPTDLPPDGLDLEELISRIEKELLLKALERAKWVKKKAARLLHLNTRSFRYRLEKYAIKGGRD
- a CDS encoding type II secretion system F family protein, whose translation is MATFAYVGRTRQGTVKKGEVTARTRDDAVAQLRGQNVVVTSIQEKAAKAGGLANLSFGGGVTDKDIVVFTRQFATMVNSGLPLLQCLEILSTQSENKNFGKTIGEVRVDVESGSTLADAMKKHPKVFDELYVNMVHAGEVGGLLDTILGRLAIHIEKAMKLKSRIKSAMIYPAAILGVAVIVIAVLMVYVIPIFAKMFAEMSGGKAGLPGPTQLVIDMSNFMQSNFLYMTVAAGAMAYGIKRYYQTPKGRRAMDKLFLKLPVVGDLIRKAAVAQFTRTLGTLITSGVPILEGLSITAKTAGNKIVEEVILGARQSISEGKTVADPLSKSDVFPKMVTHMISVGESTGALDAMLGKIADFYEEEVDAAVAALTSLLEPMMMVFLGVVIGFIVIAMYLPIFKMASAVG
- a CDS encoding CDP-alcohol phosphatidyltransferase family protein encodes the protein MNIPNSLTILRILLIPVFVGFLIYERYGSALAVLLLAGLTDSLDGTIARVANQRTKLGAYLDPLADKLLLTTGFMTLAVLHLVPSWIAILVVSRDMILMTGTLLARLTESRVDISPTVLGKGTTLFQLSYLVLVVLLTSRRMDLALIQPVLYLMVALTVLSGFHYLYRGYMHVSAGEA
- a CDS encoding DUF2283 domain-containing protein, whose amino-acid sequence is MKLNYYPDTDSLYIDLSERPSVESREISEGVVLDYDAGDNLVGIDIDNASRKVELKQLTLSKLPLIVQTISA
- a CDS encoding serine hydrolase domain-containing protein, coding for MIQPDPISRAMEAAVEEGVFPGAVLAVRLRGSLLIHRAFGRAALVPKEEPARLDTIYDLASLTKPLATATATLCLVQSGRLDPDDQVGHLIEELKEKPVGAATVLHLLSHCSGLPAWRPFYERVSERDHRESGFLGSSAARGLVLSLIGDEPLESPIGERARYSDLGFILLGLIVERLAGCSLARFVTERVYRPVGAELFFVEQGTHPVDPARIAPTEQDPWRGRLIRGEVHDENAYALGGVAGHSGLFGTAEAVLDISGCWLNGYLERDSPLQPALVRRFASRQAHPARSSWGLGWDTPSAPSSSGTKFSPSSFGHLGYTGTSLWVDPERELEVVLLTNRVHPTRQNEAIRAFRPKIHDIIYQELIAEN